Proteins from a single region of Pyrus communis chromosome 6, drPyrComm1.1, whole genome shotgun sequence:
- the LOC137738402 gene encoding uncharacterized protein, producing the protein MADPHIKTDEPPSQLTLLLDSNHNNRHQAAEGEYKDTQLDQTLQRLETFLTLLGFDQSSWLSLALSWTALVFLGVVLPVVVLEMFNCSDCEKYQVKGFELVIVGSQAVLAAVSLLCISHCLRKYGIRRFLFVDRYSGRMVRFRNDYIRQIKGSLRLLIWWALPCFLLKTLREVIRMIYVHQSWWLSFAVLLALVLSWAYVSTITLTASILFHLICNLQVIHFDDYGRFLERDSNVLLFMEEHIRLRYHLHKISHRFRIFLLLQFIIVTTSQFVTLFEITIYSGKITVINSGDFAVSTIVQVVGIILSLHAATKISGRAQGIATVASRWHALMTCSSNDSPHNRSSDSLVNFEAANRLSSLHTSYSESDLESTDFVHVPTNSQLASHMASYHKRQAFVLYLQTNHGGITIFGWMVDRGLLTTIFFIELSLITFLLGQTIVFSAA; encoded by the exons ATGGCGGACCCTCATATAAAAACAGATGAGCCACCTTCCCAGCTTACCCTTCTTCTCGATTCAAATCACAACAACCGCCACCAAGCAGCAGAAGGAGAATACAAAGACACCCAATTGGACCAAACCCTCCAACGGCTAGAAACGTTTCTCACTCTCTTGGGCTTCGATCAATCTTCTTGGTTGAGCCTTGCGCTGTCCTGGACTGCTCTGGTTTTTCTCGGTGTGGTGCTTCCGGTGGTCGTGCTCGAGATGTTCAACTGCTCGGACTGCGAGAAGTATCAGGTAAAGGGGTTCGAGCTCGTTATCGTGGGCTCGCAGGCGGTTCTGGCGGCGGTCTCTTTGCTCTGCATCTCCCATTGTCTTCGCAAGTATGGCATTCGGAGGTTCCTCTTTGTCGATCGCTATAGTGGCCGTATGGTTCGGTTTCGAAACGATTACATCAGGCAGATTAAG GGTTCTTTACGCCTGCTCATTTGGTGGGCGCTGCCGTGTTTTCTTTTGAAGACTTTGCGTGAGGTCATCCGGATGATATATGTCCATCAGTCATGGTGGCTGTCATTTGCTGTATTACTAGCTTTGGTTCTATCATGGGCTTATGTGAGTACAATCACTCTAACAGCCAGCATTTTATTTCACTTGATCTGCAACTTGCAAGTTATCCACTTCGATGATTATGGAAGGTTCTTGGAAAGGGATTCTAATGTGTTGCTATTTATGGAGGAGCATATTCGTCTGCGGTATCATCTTCATAAAATAAGCCACAGGTTCCGGATCTTCCTTCTTCTGCAGTTTATAATCGTCACCACGAGCCAGTTTGTGACTCTATTTGAGATCACAATATACAGTGGAAAAATCACTGTTATAAATAGCGGCGATTTTGCA GTCTCCACAATTGTTCAGGTTGTTGGCATTATTCTTTCCTTGCACGCAGCTACTAAAATTTCTGGTAGAGCCCAAGGTATAGCGACAGTTGCCAGTAGATGGCATGCGTTAATGACATGCAGTTCTAATGATTCACCGCATAACAGAAGTTCAGACAGTTTGGTGAACTTTGAGGCTGCCAACAGATTGAGCTCACTGCATACAAGTTACTCTGAGAGTGATTTGGAGTCAACGGATTTTGTTCATGTGCCTACAAATTCCCAGCTGGCTTCACATATGGCTTCATACCACAAGAGACAAGCTTTTG TGTTATATTTGCAAACCAATCATGGGGGAATAACAATTTTTGGATGGATGGTCGATAGAGGCCTCCTCACCACGATCTTTTTCATCGAACTATCTTTGATTACCTTTCTTCTTGGACAGACAATAGTTTTTTCGGCTGCTTGA
- the LOC137738401 gene encoding 4-coumarate--CoA ligase-like 9 isoform X3, with protein sequence MATEQKSSSGNGGGSIDPKSGFCSKTKTFHSLRPKSQLPLQTTPLSLTHYLLSRLHHSPPQPSTPALLHATTGHQILYPEFILRVHNLAASLQSQLGLSHGQCAFVLSPNSLHLPILHLSLLYLGVIVSPSNPASSNPEISRQIRLCNPAVAFATSDTAHKIPNSLRLGTVLLDSSEFESMMLTCPSSTEWHQSSVSQSDTATILYSSGTTGRVKGVELTHGNWISNLASSAARNASVPHAVCLCTAPFFHVYGFAYCLRVLATGDTLVWITRFDMKAMLRSIERFRITHVAWSPPVAVALTKFGDGNEMGGYDLSSLQVIACGGAPLAKSVIEKLRKRLPNVQVSQAYGLTETTARVFASVGPEETGVEGANGKLMSDLEAKIVDPESGTALPPLMHGELWVRGPNIMKGYVGDEAATAAILDPEGWLKTGDICYIDNQGFLFFVDRLKELIKYKGYQVAPAELEDLLHSHPDIVDAAVIPYPDEEAGQVPMAFVVRCLGSAIDESQIKDFIAKQVAPYKKIRRVTFTKAIPKNAQGKVLRKELIKLALSKL encoded by the exons ATGGCCACTGAACAGAAGAGCAGCAGCGGCAACGGTGGCGGCAGCATCGATCCAAAGAGCGGGTTTTGCTCAAAGACCAAAACTTTCCACAGCCTCAGACCCAAATCCCAACTCCCTCTTCAAACCACGCCTCTTTCCCTCACCCACTACCTCCTTTCCCGCCTCCACCACTCCCCTCCCCAGCCTTCCACTCCCGCCCTACTCCACGCCACCACCGGCCACCAAATTCTCTACCCCGAGTTCATTCTTCGTGTCCATAACCTCGCCGCCTCGCTCCAATCCCAGCTCGGTCTCTCCCACGGCCAATGCGCTTTCGTTCTCTCCCCCAACTCCCTCCACCTCCCCATCCTCCACCTCTCTCTCCTCTACCTCGGCGTCATCGTCTCTCCTTCCAACCCCGCCAGCTCCAATCCCGAAATTTCCCGTCAAATCCGTCTCTGCAACCCCGCCGTCGCATTCGCCACCTCCGACACCGCTCACAAAATCCCCAACTCCCTCCGCCTCGGGACCGTCCTCCTCGACTCGTCTGAGTTCGAGTCCATGATGCTGACGTGTCCGAGTTCGACCGAGTGGCACCAAAGTAGCGTGAGCCAATCGGACACAGCCACGATTCTCTACTCGTCTGGGACGACCGGGAGGGTCAAAGGCGTGGAATTGACTCACGGGAACTGGATATCCAATTTGGCCAGCAGCGCGGCTCGAAACGCGTCGGTTCCACACGCTGTGTGTCTCTGTACGGCGCCGTTTTTCCACGTGTACGGGTTCGCGTACTGCCTGAGAGTTTTGGCGACGGGGGACACGCTGGTGTGGATCACGAGGTTTGATATGAAGGCGATGTTAAGATCCATCGAGCGGTTCAGAATCACCCACGTGGCCTGGTCCCCACCGGTGGCCGTGGCGTTGACGAAGTTTGGGGATGGAAACGAGATGGGCGGCTACGATTTGAGTTCGCTGCAAGTGATCGCCTGCGGCGGCGCTCCGCTGGCTAAGAGCGTGATCGAGAAACTGAGGAAACGGCTGCCCAACGTACAAGTCTCTCAG GCATACGGGTTGACGGAGACGACGGCCCGAGTGTTTGCCTCGGTGGGTCCGGAAGAAACTGGGGTTGAAGGAGCCAATGGAAAGCTGATGTCAGATCTTGAGGCCAAGATTGTGGATCCTGAGAGTGGCACCGCGCTGCCTCCTTTGATGCATGGGGAACTTTGGGTTAGAGGACCCAACATTATGAAAG GTTACGTTGGTGATGAAGCAGCAACTGCCGCAATTTTGGACCCGGAAGGATGGTTAAAAACCGGAGACATTTGCTACATTGACAAccaaggttttctatttttcGTCGATCGGCTCAAGGAATTGATCAAGTACAAAGGCTACCAG GTTGCCCCGGCAGAGTTGGAGGATCTGCTTCACTCCCACCCAGATATTGTCGATGCAGCTGTGATTCC GTACCCGGATGAGGAGGCAGGTCAAGTTCCCATGGCGTTTGTGGTGCGGTGCCTTGGAAGTGCCATTGATGAATCACAGATCAAGGATTTTATTGCCAAACAG GTTGCGCCATATAAGAAGATACGACGCGTAACATTCACCAAGGCAATACCAAAGAATGCACAGGGTAAAGTGTTGAGGAAAGAATTAATCAAACTTGCACTGTCCAAGTTATAA
- the LOC137738401 gene encoding 4-coumarate--CoA ligase-like 9 isoform X1 has product MATEQKSSSGNGGGSIDPKSGFCSKTKTFHSLRPKSQLPLQTTPLSLTHYLLSRLHHSPPQPSTPALLHATTGHQILYPEFILRVHNLAASLQSQLGLSHGQCAFVLSPNSLHLPILHLSLLYLGVIVSPSNPASSNPEISRQIRLCNPAVAFATSDTAHKIPNSLRLGTVLLDSSEFESMMLTCPSSTEWHQSSVSQSDTATILYSSGTTGRVKGVELTHGNWISNLASSAARNASVPHAVCLCTAPFFHVYGFAYCLRVLATGDTLVWITRFDMKAMLRSIERFRITHVAWSPPVAVALTKFGDGNEMGGYDLSSLQVIACGGAPLAKSVIEKLRKRLPNVQVSQAYGLTETTARVFASVGPEETGVEGANGKLMSDLEAKIVDPESGTALPPLMHGELWVRGPNIMKGYVGDEAATAAILDPEGWLKTGDICYIDNQGFLFFVDRLKELIKYKGYQVCHLCTSPFNQTLWFSSSLQWDCLCLHQVAPAELEDLLHSHPDIVDAAVIPYPDEEAGQVPMAFVVRCLGSAIDESQIKDFIAKQVAPYKKIRRVTFTKAIPKNAQGKVLRKELIKLALSKL; this is encoded by the exons ATGGCCACTGAACAGAAGAGCAGCAGCGGCAACGGTGGCGGCAGCATCGATCCAAAGAGCGGGTTTTGCTCAAAGACCAAAACTTTCCACAGCCTCAGACCCAAATCCCAACTCCCTCTTCAAACCACGCCTCTTTCCCTCACCCACTACCTCCTTTCCCGCCTCCACCACTCCCCTCCCCAGCCTTCCACTCCCGCCCTACTCCACGCCACCACCGGCCACCAAATTCTCTACCCCGAGTTCATTCTTCGTGTCCATAACCTCGCCGCCTCGCTCCAATCCCAGCTCGGTCTCTCCCACGGCCAATGCGCTTTCGTTCTCTCCCCCAACTCCCTCCACCTCCCCATCCTCCACCTCTCTCTCCTCTACCTCGGCGTCATCGTCTCTCCTTCCAACCCCGCCAGCTCCAATCCCGAAATTTCCCGTCAAATCCGTCTCTGCAACCCCGCCGTCGCATTCGCCACCTCCGACACCGCTCACAAAATCCCCAACTCCCTCCGCCTCGGGACCGTCCTCCTCGACTCGTCTGAGTTCGAGTCCATGATGCTGACGTGTCCGAGTTCGACCGAGTGGCACCAAAGTAGCGTGAGCCAATCGGACACAGCCACGATTCTCTACTCGTCTGGGACGACCGGGAGGGTCAAAGGCGTGGAATTGACTCACGGGAACTGGATATCCAATTTGGCCAGCAGCGCGGCTCGAAACGCGTCGGTTCCACACGCTGTGTGTCTCTGTACGGCGCCGTTTTTCCACGTGTACGGGTTCGCGTACTGCCTGAGAGTTTTGGCGACGGGGGACACGCTGGTGTGGATCACGAGGTTTGATATGAAGGCGATGTTAAGATCCATCGAGCGGTTCAGAATCACCCACGTGGCCTGGTCCCCACCGGTGGCCGTGGCGTTGACGAAGTTTGGGGATGGAAACGAGATGGGCGGCTACGATTTGAGTTCGCTGCAAGTGATCGCCTGCGGCGGCGCTCCGCTGGCTAAGAGCGTGATCGAGAAACTGAGGAAACGGCTGCCCAACGTACAAGTCTCTCAG GCATACGGGTTGACGGAGACGACGGCCCGAGTGTTTGCCTCGGTGGGTCCGGAAGAAACTGGGGTTGAAGGAGCCAATGGAAAGCTGATGTCAGATCTTGAGGCCAAGATTGTGGATCCTGAGAGTGGCACCGCGCTGCCTCCTTTGATGCATGGGGAACTTTGGGTTAGAGGACCCAACATTATGAAAG GTTACGTTGGTGATGAAGCAGCAACTGCCGCAATTTTGGACCCGGAAGGATGGTTAAAAACCGGAGACATTTGCTACATTGACAAccaaggttttctatttttcGTCGATCGGCTCAAGGAATTGATCAAGTACAAAGGCTACCAGGTTTGCCACCTCTGCACCTCACCCTTTAACCAAACACTTTGGTTTTCTTCTTCGCTTCAATGGGATTGCTTATGTTTGCATCAGGTTGCCCCGGCAGAGTTGGAGGATCTGCTTCACTCCCACCCAGATATTGTCGATGCAGCTGTGATTCC GTACCCGGATGAGGAGGCAGGTCAAGTTCCCATGGCGTTTGTGGTGCGGTGCCTTGGAAGTGCCATTGATGAATCACAGATCAAGGATTTTATTGCCAAACAG GTTGCGCCATATAAGAAGATACGACGCGTAACATTCACCAAGGCAATACCAAAGAATGCACAGGGTAAAGTGTTGAGGAAAGAATTAATCAAACTTGCACTGTCCAAGTTATAA
- the LOC137738401 gene encoding 4-coumarate--CoA ligase-like 9 isoform X2, whose product MATEQKSSSGNGGGSIDPKSGFCSKTKTFHSLRPKSQLPLQTTPLSLTHYLLSRLHHSPPQPSTPALLHATTGHQILYPEFILRVHNLAASLQSQLGLSHGQCAFVLSPNSLHLPILHLSLLYLGVIVSPSNPASSNPEISRQIRLCNPAVAFATSDTAHKIPNSLRLGTVLLDSSEFESMMLTCPSSTEWHQSSVSQSDTATILYSSGTTGRVKGVELTHGNWISNLASSAARNASVPHAVCLCTAPFFHVYGFAYCLRVLATGDTLVWITRFDMKAMLRSIERFRITHVAWSPPVAVALTKFGDGNEMGGYDLSSLQVIACGGAPLAKSVIEKLRKRLPNVQVSQAYGLTETTARVFASVGPEETGVEGANGKLMSDLEAKIVDPESGTALPPLMHGELWVRGPNIMKGYVGDEAATAAILDPEGWLKTGDICYIDNQGFLFFVDRLKELIKYKGYQVCHLCTSPFNQTLWFSSSLQWDCLCLHQVAPAELEDLLHSHPDIVDAAVIPYPDEEAGQVPMAFVVRCLGSAIDESQIKDFIAKQVNLRLFSSSNYHKNDVLQFYQF is encoded by the exons ATGGCCACTGAACAGAAGAGCAGCAGCGGCAACGGTGGCGGCAGCATCGATCCAAAGAGCGGGTTTTGCTCAAAGACCAAAACTTTCCACAGCCTCAGACCCAAATCCCAACTCCCTCTTCAAACCACGCCTCTTTCCCTCACCCACTACCTCCTTTCCCGCCTCCACCACTCCCCTCCCCAGCCTTCCACTCCCGCCCTACTCCACGCCACCACCGGCCACCAAATTCTCTACCCCGAGTTCATTCTTCGTGTCCATAACCTCGCCGCCTCGCTCCAATCCCAGCTCGGTCTCTCCCACGGCCAATGCGCTTTCGTTCTCTCCCCCAACTCCCTCCACCTCCCCATCCTCCACCTCTCTCTCCTCTACCTCGGCGTCATCGTCTCTCCTTCCAACCCCGCCAGCTCCAATCCCGAAATTTCCCGTCAAATCCGTCTCTGCAACCCCGCCGTCGCATTCGCCACCTCCGACACCGCTCACAAAATCCCCAACTCCCTCCGCCTCGGGACCGTCCTCCTCGACTCGTCTGAGTTCGAGTCCATGATGCTGACGTGTCCGAGTTCGACCGAGTGGCACCAAAGTAGCGTGAGCCAATCGGACACAGCCACGATTCTCTACTCGTCTGGGACGACCGGGAGGGTCAAAGGCGTGGAATTGACTCACGGGAACTGGATATCCAATTTGGCCAGCAGCGCGGCTCGAAACGCGTCGGTTCCACACGCTGTGTGTCTCTGTACGGCGCCGTTTTTCCACGTGTACGGGTTCGCGTACTGCCTGAGAGTTTTGGCGACGGGGGACACGCTGGTGTGGATCACGAGGTTTGATATGAAGGCGATGTTAAGATCCATCGAGCGGTTCAGAATCACCCACGTGGCCTGGTCCCCACCGGTGGCCGTGGCGTTGACGAAGTTTGGGGATGGAAACGAGATGGGCGGCTACGATTTGAGTTCGCTGCAAGTGATCGCCTGCGGCGGCGCTCCGCTGGCTAAGAGCGTGATCGAGAAACTGAGGAAACGGCTGCCCAACGTACAAGTCTCTCAG GCATACGGGTTGACGGAGACGACGGCCCGAGTGTTTGCCTCGGTGGGTCCGGAAGAAACTGGGGTTGAAGGAGCCAATGGAAAGCTGATGTCAGATCTTGAGGCCAAGATTGTGGATCCTGAGAGTGGCACCGCGCTGCCTCCTTTGATGCATGGGGAACTTTGGGTTAGAGGACCCAACATTATGAAAG GTTACGTTGGTGATGAAGCAGCAACTGCCGCAATTTTGGACCCGGAAGGATGGTTAAAAACCGGAGACATTTGCTACATTGACAAccaaggttttctatttttcGTCGATCGGCTCAAGGAATTGATCAAGTACAAAGGCTACCAGGTTTGCCACCTCTGCACCTCACCCTTTAACCAAACACTTTGGTTTTCTTCTTCGCTTCAATGGGATTGCTTATGTTTGCATCAGGTTGCCCCGGCAGAGTTGGAGGATCTGCTTCACTCCCACCCAGATATTGTCGATGCAGCTGTGATTCC GTACCCGGATGAGGAGGCAGGTCAAGTTCCCATGGCGTTTGTGGTGCGGTGCCTTGGAAGTGCCATTGATGAATCACAGATCAAGGATTTTATTGCCAAACAGGTAAACCTCAGACTATTTTCATCATCTAACTACCATAAAAACGACGTTTTACAGTTTTACCAGTTTTAG